GGTGACCTCCGCCTCCTGCCCCTCGGCCTGCCGGTGTGATGGGACCTTCATCTACTGTAATGATCGAGGCCTCACCTCTATCCCTACCGGCATTCCGCTAGATGCTACTATTCTCTTCCTCCAAAACAACAGGATCAAGAGCGCCGGCATCCCCACCGATCTGAAGAGGCTAAGCAACGTCGAGAAGATCTATCTGTACTGCAACAATCTGGACGAGTTCCCCCAAAACCTGCCGATCGGGGTCAAAGAGCTGCATCTACAGGAGAATAATATCCGCATGATTACGCATGCGTCGCTGGGTCAGATCCCGCTGATCGAGGAGCTACACCTGGATGATAACTCCGTCTCGGCTGTTAGCATCGAGGAAGGAGCGTTCAGGGACAGCAATCACCTGAGACTACTCTTTCTCTCCAGGAACCATCTGAGCACCATCCCGTCCGGCCTTCCGCAGACCATCGAGGAGCTGCGCTTCGACGACAACCGCATCTCGTCAATATCAGAGGCATCCCTGCAGGACCTGATCAACCTGAAGAGACTCGTCCTGGACGGGAACCTGCTCAACAACCGCGGCATCGGCGAAATGGCCTTCATCAACCTGATTAATCTCACCGAGCTCTCCCTGGTGAGAAACACCCTTACGTCGCCGCCGGCTAACTTACCAGGAACCAGTTTGGAGAAACTGCAGCTCCAAGACAACCACATCAACCGGGTACCGGCCGGAGCTTTTGCTTTCCTCAGGCAGCTGTATCGGTTGGATCTATCAGGCAACAACCTGAGCAGTCTGCCTCACGGAGTGTTCGAAGACCTGGATAACCTCACGCAGCTCCTGCTCCGTAACAACCCGTGGCAGTGCACTTGCCGGATGAAGTGGGTGAGAGACTGGTTAAGGTCGCTGCCCACAAAAGTCAACGTCCGGGGGTTTATGTGCCAGGGACCAGACAAGGTCAAGGGCATGGCTATTAAGGATTTGTCCATGGACTTGTTTGACTGTGGAGGATCTGACTTGGGCAGGGGCCAGGGGGACCCTACCGAGACCAGCACTGTCTCTAACACCTTACTGCCCTCACAACCCCAATGGCCTTCCTTTGTGACCAAAAGACCGGTGGTGAGAATGCCTGACAGGAATAAGAACTACCGAAGTACTACGACACCGTCAGGAAGAAAGATCATCAGGATCAGTGTGAAGTCGAGCAGTGCAGAGACAGTGCACATCTCCTGGAGGGTTTCTGTACCCTTGACTGCCATGAGGCTCAGCTGGTTAAAACTGGGCCACAACCCTTCGTTCGGTTCCATCACGGAGACCATTGTACAGGGCGAGAAGAAGGAGTACCTCCTAACAGCTCTAGAACCGGAATCCTCGTACAGGATATGCATGGTTCCCATGGAGACCAGCAACATTTACTTGACGGACGAGACACCAGtttgtatagagacagagaccagtTCTCTGAAGGCTTACA
This region of Oncorhynchus tshawytscha isolate Ot180627B linkage group LG25, Otsh_v2.0, whole genome shotgun sequence genomic DNA includes:
- the LOC112237806 gene encoding leucine-rich repeat transmembrane protein FLRT3, translating into MAAQCKNFLLFLTRVGLLLGLANPLVTSASCPSACRCDGTFIYCNDRGLTSIPTGIPLDATILFLQNNRIKSAGIPTDLKRLSNVEKIYLYCNNLDEFPQNLPIGVKELHLQENNIRMITHASLGQIPLIEELHLDDNSVSAVSIEEGAFRDSNHLRLLFLSRNHLSTIPSGLPQTIEELRFDDNRISSISEASLQDLINLKRLVLDGNLLNNRGIGEMAFINLINLTELSLVRNTLTSPPANLPGTSLEKLQLQDNHINRVPAGAFAFLRQLYRLDLSGNNLSSLPHGVFEDLDNLTQLLLRNNPWQCTCRMKWVRDWLRSLPTKVNVRGFMCQGPDKVKGMAIKDLSMDLFDCGGSDLGRGQGDPTETSTVSNTLLPSQPQWPSFVTKRPVVRMPDRNKNYRSTTTPSGRKIIRISVKSSSAETVHISWRVSVPLTAMRLSWLKLGHNPSFGSITETIVQGEKKEYLLTALEPESSYRICMVPMETSNIYLTDETPVCIETETSSLKAYKPTTTLNREQEKEPYNNSSLPLAAIIGGAVALLAILMLAFVCWYVHRNSSLFSRNCTYNKGRRRKDDYAEAGTKKDNSILEIREASFQMIPIHPVPVSKEEFVIHTIFPPNGLSLYKSPHSETSISNRSYRDSGIPDSDHSHS